In Leucoraja erinacea ecotype New England chromosome 20, Leri_hhj_1, whole genome shotgun sequence, the DNA window gcgatcgagtaactgccgggatcgaggcgcaaactcgcgaccttgcggatacgagccgagcactctaccactgagccagccgttaaaatctacgctaaaaatcttccattccgaaagccgaaaaattctgaattacgaaaagtgtctggtcccaaggctttcggataaaaggttgtgcacctgtagttcaaaaaagcccaaagtccatcGTTTGATCAAAGAGACCATAGTTTGAGGAAATATATAATAGAACTGCTCGTATAATAATGGTTGAGGTTAGTGTTCAAAGTCTGATGGTtgttagggaagaagctgtttgtgaGCTGGTGGTCTTGATTTTCAGACTCCTGTCCACTTTCCCGATTGTGAAATTAgagcagggtggtgtgggtcattgatattggctgcctttttttcGATTTGGCGCCTCCTGTAGATTCCTTCAATAgtcgggaggtcagtacctgtaatGGACCATGATGGCAGTGTATCCATATGGTCTGATACTTTGCATATTATATCTGACACGCGATCACCGTATCCTACaagagaagagtctgaagaaagtcccaacccaaaacgttacccattcttgcTCTTCGTAGATGCTAtgcttctccaacattttgtgttttgtacaAAAGATTTTAGCCCCATGATACCTAGTGGCATTTACCATCTCTCTAGACACCCACCAGTGACATCTTGACAAGAAATGCAACTACCTAACCAGCCGTGTGCCTGATCGGAGGCTGGGTTTCCATGCTAAGTGACTCTCTCACACCTTCACCTTTTCACCAGGTGCTACCTACAAGGCAGGAGTGTGGTGAAATGCTCTCCATGTGCCTATGTGATTGCAACTCCAACACGCGTGCCCCCCGCCCATTCCATCAgttatctcccctctactccatccgtcctgacctgaaacgtcgtttGTCCACTTCCATTCACTGacactgcctgactgctgagttcctctggtaGCTTTTCTTTTGAGCCCATTATTCCACTTGATTTGTACCTTATCCATCTTAAATTTTGTTATCTATTCAGGCACTACTCTGACTTGGAAATATTCTTCTTCAATTTTGCATCTAAATCAAGATCTCTACCCAACAGCACTGTGGGAGCAACTTCACCAGGACCTCTGTGATTCAAATAGGACGTCACTATCTAGACTTgaggacagccccttaatgagGGCCTTACTGGAGTGCTCATcaactaaaaaataaataggaaaaaAAACTCTTTCTTCTTCACCATACACAATTTAACTTCATTTTTGCCCTCTCGGTAAAAAATCAAATCATACCTTCAGATTAGGGAACAGTCTCTTCCGAGCTATTACCAGGCAATGAACCGTCCTCTCTACAGCTAGATTGCGGACCTGACGTCCTATCTACTTCATTTGAGACCTTTGaattgtcctgggatgtcaggactttccagactgattcctgggatgtcaggactttcatatgaagaaagactggatagactcggcttgtactcgctagaatttagaagattgaggggggatcttatagaaacttacaaaattcttaaggggttagacaggctagatgcaggaagattgttcccgatgttggggaagtccagaacaaggggtcacagtttaaggataaggggaaaatcttttaggactgagatgagaaaaacatttttcacacagagagtggtgaatatctggaattctctgccacagaaggtagttgaggcccagttcattggctatatttaagagggagttagatgtggcccttgtggctaatgggatcagggggtatggagagaaggcagatgcaggatacggagttggatgatcagccatgatcatattgaatggcggtgcaggctcgaggggccgaatggcctactcctgcacctaatttctacgtttctatgtttatcggccttcaatgttatatctttgcactaaatgctgtaccctttatcctttatctgtgcacttgtgtacagcttgattgtaatttttaaactgaattgtagacaaacaaaagtttttcactgtatatcggtacacatgacgataatacaaaactaaagacctcagaggtacagcgcggaaacaggaccttcagccaacagtcagcaccaaccagagatcaccccgtacacgaacgttatcctacacactagggataatttacaattttacagaagccaatttacctccaaacctgtgcatctttggagtggggaggaaactggagcacctgtagaaaacacAAGCGTTctcagggtgaacatacaaactccttacagacagcacagaCAGTGCCAAGTCagtgtctttggcactgtgaagcagcaagtataccgctgcaccactgtgccaccattttgCTGCCAAACTATTGTTTCAAAGATGATTGTATTGATTTTTTATGTCTGTGGCTGCACTGCAATTGGATTTGTTCTTAACATTCTGTGTGTGCAATGTAAACGTTCATGATCGTTCTCTGCTTGAGCAGAATGTTTGCCGATCTGCTACAGAACATGAGTCATgctaaatgtatttttatttttacagatCATCTACATTGTATGTTCCTTTGCCGCAGTGTACCTGATCTACTTCAAGTTTAAGGCTACGTATGATGGAAACCACGACACGTTCCGGGTGGAATTCCTGGTTGTCCCCGTTGGTGGATTGTCTTTCCTCGTCAATCATGACTTCTCTCCAATGGAGGTAAATTACTTCACGTGAATTCTGTTTCGGAAGACGCTTTTGCTAACTTAActaagtagacacaaggaactgtgcagtgctgcagtaatgggcctgttccacggtatgagttcacccaagagctctcccgagtttaaaaaaaaaaaaatcaaagtacgtagcgggtacgtcggagctcgggacgtctcttagcggctcgtaacgctaacggcaagtactcgggaaacgcagtaagctcgtgaagactcatgaagatttttcaacacgttgaaaaatgtccacgagagccccgagtacctacgagcggccattaccgtaaatctccaagttcgaatcagggcaaactcgggagaattcttgaatgaactcgtacagtgggacaggcccataactcagtgggtcaggcagcatcgctactgctgtgtcaccgtgccgccattaTAAAACTCTTAAACAGACCTTCCCCTGTGCTAAAGATGGATTCTGAATCTCCCTCATGCAGCCCTTTTTTATGTGTCCATTCTCTGTAGCTAACACTATATtatgaacaaagtgctggagtaactcagcaggtcaggcagcatctctggagaacatgaatgggtgaagtttcagatcACAACTCTTTTTTGGAGagtcttcttcagaagggtcccgacccaaaaatgaatgtcctccagagaagctgcctgacccgctgagttactccagcactttgtgttcatggcaagattccagtatctgcggttcctttgtGTCTGCATTTAGCCTGAATATAGTCGGGAGCAGAGTTCTGATCAACACCTTCTTTTCCAGATTCTGTGGACGTTCTCGATCTACTTGGAGTCGGTTGCAATCCTGCCGCAGCTCTTCATGATCAGCAAGACGGGCGAAGCGGAGACCATCACAACTCATTACCTCTTCTTCCTGGGGATGTATCGCGCCCTCTACCTGATCAACTGGATCTGGCGCTATTACTTTGAGAGCTTCTTTGACCTCATTGCCATTGTGGCCGGCGTGGTTCAAACCATCCTCTATTGCGACTTTTTCTATTTGTATGTTACTAAAGGTGAGTAATCAAACAGTGCTTTTTTTGATAACCTCTGATGGTCAGCGTAGACGTTATGGGTCGAAGGTGTATGCCACTGTGTAAATATAACCTTCCATTATGGCAACATTCCAAAGTACTTTGCGCAGTCTGGACTagaggttttagtttagagatacaacgtggaaacaagccattctgcccactgagttcgtgctacacactaggcacaatttacagaagccaattaacctacaaacctgtacatctttgggatgtgggaggaaaccggagcacccagagaaatcccacgtggtcacagggggaacgtacaaactctgtacagtcagtacCAGTAGTccggttgaacccaggtctctggtgttataaggtagcaactttaccactgcgccattgggTCGCCCTAGTACTGATCATTGAATGAGAAACTGGTGAGAGTTTGGAAGTTTATCGTAGCGGGGCCGCGGGGAAGCGCAGTGGAAAAGTGGCCGTGGCGGCCGTCACAcgggacgacctcctctccgtctcccccgcccaatcatctgtcacgctggtgggtgggcttcccctcaCGGAAGCCATGATTGGCCGGCCCTCtactgcttttgactgtcctcagatcgctccgggcCTTGCTCTGGTCCACGCCGGCCGCAGCGTAGCTCAGGCccggcgcctggtggggaggcttcTGCCCTGCGACCTGGCTagatgctgcctctaccccctacccctccccagagcagagaaagaaagagagatgggggaggggggggtggaggagtggaGACGGAGGTGGAgtggagatggaggaggaggggcctcccctctctgcccccattcctctctgccccccctcttcctctctgccCGCCTTCCTTTCTGCCACATGAATGAATTCCACAAACTTAATGTGCCTAAGGAATTCCAACATCCCTGACTTAAATGCATCAATTTTTTTCTGAAAATGTAAGAATGCATCATTGGACAAGATTTTAAGCTAGATGTGGTTTGTGGCATTAATGCTTGGTGCTCATCTTGTAATGGTCAGTATACATAAAGCACACAGCAGAACCATTGTGTGATTTTGCTGAGTGCCTCGTGGTTGCTAATTTCATTGCATAATAAGGTTATattttcatgtgataggagtagaattaggccaatcggcccatcaagtctactacgctattcaatcatggctgatctacctctccctcttaaacccattctcatgccttctccccataacctcttaaacctgtactaatcaagaatctatctatctctgccttcactggcaaataattccacatattcaccaccctctgactaattaaCCATGACAAAGGCTTTGGATTATTTGAGGTAGCATGCAAGGAAAAGGTacaattttaaataaatgtttctaTTCAATAAAATTCGACCTTTATAATTAAtttaagaagggtcccagcctgaaacatcacctgtcagtctgtagaatggtcctgacccaaaacatcacctgtccattaccTCCTCAGATGCTCTTAGGCAGAAGATATTTCACAGGATGGAAACAACAGATAATAGAGAGCATGCCTTAATggtcagaggggcaaagtttataggagatgtgcaggacaggttTTCATTTACTGAGACCACTGACTGCTTGGAATGCACTGTCGGTGGAACTGGAttccatagtggtgtttaagagatgtttggataggcacgtggatatggaaGGACATGGGAGAtgcgcaggcagataagagttgatcttggcatcatgttcggcacagacattgagggccgacgaggctgttcctgtgctgtatcattctatctgtaggaaagaactgcagatgctggtttaaatcaagggaagacactaaatgctggagtaactcagcgggacaggcagcatctctagggagaagggagatattttgggtcgagacctttcttcagaatgaggggtctcgacctgaaacatcaccctttccttctctccagagatgctgcctgtcccgctgagttactccagcattttgtgtctacctgtattgttctatgttgcctgacccactaagtagtCCGGGGCGGGGCAGTGGGGCAgtagcagagttgctgtcttgcagcgccagagacccaggttcgatcctgtctactacgggtgctgtctatataggAATTTATATGTTCtcactgtaaccacgtgggttttctctgggtgatccggtttcctcctacgctccaaatacgtgggggtttataggttaattgccttcggtaaaattgtaaattgtccctagtgtgtaagatagtgctagtgtacgggggtcgctggtcgacgcagacccaGTGGTCCTaagggccagtttttgagctgcatctCAAGTCTGAAGAGTTCCTCTagcgctttgtgtttttgctcaagataccggcgtctgcagttccttgcctctaATGACGacttctctctcttcttttccttCAGTTCTGAAAGGGAAGAAGCTGAGCCTACCAGCTTAAGTGCCAAAGATCAGCCGAGCTTCTGTCGATGGTCGTCTCCGTGCAAAGGAAGCATTACCACAAACCAAGAGCGTAAGATGCCTAAAGCAGAGAGCGGGGGCAGACATGGGGAAACACACCTGAACTTCAACGTCAGCAGCTGCCCTGTCCTACAACGGACCACAAACATCAGTTTTCTGTTTTATGCATCTTGCCTTTTTTATTacaatgtaaaaatatattttctacaAAAATATGTGCTGAAAGGATGAATTACTTGCAgtggtttaaaataaaatcttggGAGGTTGGGTCTGGAAACGCATCCTGTGTTTCCAATGAGGATTAAGTGCAAATTGTTTGGGAAAAAATTTGAAAATGACTGGCACATTGATCAATATGCAAACACGGTATCTGACTAAACTGGTCTGTATGTTTCCAACCACTTGCTGTATTTATTTGaatttgccaaaaaaaaaaatctctttgaaACTTGTTGATTCTTCTCTctcgccctccccccctcctcccccaccgagcttcCACTTTCTGCTTGTACCCAGCATTCAAAACACTAGTCTCGAGGCTGATATAACAAATTCAACCCCGTCATCTGTCTGACGAGGTTTCCTTTACTCAATCAGTGGTTAAACCACCTTCAGAAGGATTGTAAAAGTTCTGCCATTTGGCATATGTTCACACAGAACGTGAATAAAAGATCAGTAAACCTAACTACATTGGATGTGCATATTACTGATTGGAAAGTGGTTTGGACAGCATAATGTTAAGTATTCAAGGGACCATATGGCTTTGAGTTTGATCTTGGGATTTTTATTTTGTTGAACAAATCACCTAGAATTGATGACCTCGACCACCACTTAATACTTTTGAAACATTTGAGAGGGTTATCTTGTAGTTTTTTTACACTGAGCTGTTGCATGATATCTTGTGATACTGCCCAATAAACATTTTATGAAAACATTTCCCTTGCACATCATTTGTCTACGATTCATCTCAACGTAGCTAGCAAAGTTGTGAGCTGCTTGAAGAATGGGgaagtcccgactcaaaatgtcacctgtccacgttctccagagatgctgcctgacccgctgagttactccaacactttgcgtcttttgttataaaccagcatcttctgtcTCCTTGTTTTtaaatagaactagtgcgaacaggtgattgatcatcggtgtgggtcaaagggcatatttccatgctgtatctcaaaactaaactatatacCGGTAGTTGCTTTATGGGAAGGAATTTTTTTGCCATCCTAAAGATCTCTTTCATTCCTCccaatccctccccccttccccctgctTACACTGGGAGGCTGCAAGTGTTTGAATCTCTTAAAGTATTCATTTTGTCTCTACCTCATTCAAAAGTTTACACCACTGATGTTGTAGTAAGGCTTTAAACTGTAGTGATAGAAGTTATACGCTTTTCATACAACACAAAGTACAATACATTTTAAAACCAGGTCTCCTAGATCAAAAACATGACAAATGGTTTTGTCATTTACCTATATATTTAAATTTGGTACAATCACTTCATTTTATCTTCTGTTTTCCTTGGCAGTGTCCATTCATACTACCTTGTTTGTAATGGTAAACATTGTAAAGTTTGAGTGCAAATATTAAGCAACTCTCAGTTCTTGGTTCTTTATTTTTACTTTGTTTGAATGGATTTTCGTTCCGTAAATTCCCAAAGAGTTTTGTGATGTTCACGCATGGCTAGGCTGCACATAATTTAAGTTTTATTTTCAGTCTCCGTGTGATTCTTGCTTTAATGGCTGATGCTTATTTAGGACCATGCTGAATTTCTGCTTATCCATTTGAATGGatgatcggtctgaagaagggtctcgacctgaaatgttgtctgtccattccatccacagatgctgcctgaccagctcctccaatactttgttttttctcaaaattccagcatctgcagttcgtgcgTCTCTGTTCAAATGAACGATTGCCTTGAAAGTGGTTTCAAATagtatgtcaagagtgttttattgtcataactCCCAAAATGGAAGAATAAAATTCTTGCCAGATTTATTGATAATTACAGCTTTTAATTCTGTAACACTCGATGGACTAACTTGCTTTGTAACATGAAAAGAAGCTGAACAGTACTTTAGTCTTGGAGTGAACCAAACAGTAtattagggtctgaagaagggttccgacctgaaatgtgactttattctccagagatgcttcctattccaacattttgtgtctatctttggtataaaccaacatctgctggtatttaaatgggtggcacggtggcagagcggtagagttgctgccttacagcgtcagagacccgggtatgatcctgatcatgggtgctgtctgtatggagtttgtacattctccctgtgaccctgtgggttttctccaggtgccccagtttcctcccacattccaaagacgtacaggtttgtaagttaattagcttaggtgaaattgtaaattgtctctagtgtgtaggatagtgctgatatatgggttgatcgctggtcggcgtggactcagtgggtcaaagggcctgtttctgcaccatgTCTCAAATCTAAAATTGAAACATGCAAGGTGTCGGCCTTGCTTCAATGGTGGCAGCTCTGTTGTTGAGACTTCTCACCTGTGCTTTAGTTAATGAGGAAGTGATGCACTGTGAAAGACGTAGTCCCTCAAATAACAAAGAGTCACTGTGTGCACTTTTAAGCTGGAAGATATCCAATATGTTAAactgaccatgccgaccaagaaaaCTTGCAGAACAAGATTTACCGTGAATCTACTTCAGGTAGATAATTCCAGCTCTTCCAATACTAATAACCTAACAATATAAACATtgtaatacagcacggaaacaggccctttggcctgattcgtccatgctgaccaaaaggcTGCATCCAAAATAGTTCCATTTATCCACAACGTGCCATGTAGGTGTGGTTCAATTGCTCATAGGGTGTAATTCTTGGAGGTACACACTGAATATTACTAAAGTCACGTGTTAtgttatactattactaaaactcatcttgaCCTATTccggtttgcttttttttttaattgcgcaaaaacggtaccctttaTCGCTAAGatcttttttgccaccttactcaccgtttcctctgctccaagcgcaccaagtattgttccgatcggtggaattatacaaaagttatgaaggtttaaaaatcatgagatcagcagattggtcttctcgcctgtcagtcacaatGAAGATAACGCCCCTACCGGCACCCACTGGAGAATAAATCCCTGGAGGCGGGGCTGAATTCACAAGTAGTCCTGATTGAGTCTACAAGAGGAGtcggggaagccgctgtgtggagtcgggaggcccaccttaccattgtcctgtgatgtgttgtatcaagtttagttcagattgatggtGTATTTTACAAGTTCTtcgcattttaaactttacaaaaccactttgacaaaaaacacttccatctgcactggccgTTAACAGCGTATGACATCaccatgggatctcatttacataaactgcccgtcagcagtgttctaccccacaatgggatctcatttacatttaaaagcTCTGTTTTAAAAAACAGCAGCCTCCACCTCAAAATGACGGCAAGGGgggtaggaaggggagaggggttatgaagggtggggaaggagaggtgagggagggagtgggggaggagaggggaaagaaaagaaggtgaagaggagggggaggaagtgcttgggatgagggaatggaggaggataggggtgggaagagggatggcaaggcgcacttggggagggttgctgtgactcgcgtcacaacagcGATCTCTGGggtcacaacgggaacctgtcagccgcgtctgtgcagttggggactacgggtgagtggtggaatattgcgtttggagaccagccctcccgagTGACTTGGTCTAGTTCTATTATAAAAATAATCTGATGTGCACTTGCGGGTACATTGTGTACAACTAAAACAGTTGTCGTTAAAAATGGGAAGTGTGATTAGCTTTTATCCACTGGCACACAAGTAGCACTGGCCAAACTCCCACCCCAAGTGGtctctgtagacacaaggaaccgcagttgCTTGTTTacttaaaaaaacacacacaatactggagtaactcgatggatcaggcagcatctctggagatcatggataggtgatgttttgggtcagatcccttcttcagactatttgtagttgggaggagaaagctggaagagaggtagaagtggggcaaagtctggcaagtgtttgtggaagacacatagtgctggagtaactcagtgggttaggcaacatctctggagaacatggataggtgttgtttcgggttgggacctgaaaagccacttatccatgttctccagcgatgcctgatcccctgagttactccagcactgtggtgTCTTCatttgcaaactagcatctgcatttactCGTTTTTaaacgataggtggatacaggtaaagaggcaaatggttggacaaagtgaaaagacaaaaagtgtgggaTATATCTCTGAAATTGTAACCTGccaaaagtattttattgtcctatgtcccaggcagaacgatgaaattcttacttgcagcagcacaacagagtatgtaactatggtactctgtaaacaatataataaacaaaaaaatgttcaatgggtagatacacataaaaacaataatagtgcaataatatggTTCTTAAGAAGTGTTTTATTCAATAAAAAAGCTTGAGAGTTATTTTTCTGCACCTCTACTCATGCAGGCAAACGGGCCGTAGCAATATAATGAGTTACATGGTGCAATTCTTATACGTATATGTAGATCGATTCTGTAAGTTGCTGATGGCATTACTCTGTTCAAAGAAAAAAGGGAACTTTATAGTGTCAGCAAGTCCCAACGTGTTGACTGGTTCCTGGAATGTGTGGGATGTCTATATGGACAGACTGGACGTATCCACTGCGTCTGtctttgcatcatcagcaaatttagcaaCTGCACCTTTTATGCATTCATCCATTTATACTGCTgactgaggaaattcggcatgtctccagtgactcttccAAATTTCTACCGATGCACCAAAGAAAGGTTTCGTCACAGATTACTTTTGGAACAGCTTCACCCAAGACCGTGagcaattgcagagagttgtagaagtAGCCCAATCCTTCCCACAGACCAGGCTCctcaccattgacttcatctacacttcccgctgccttgggaaagcagccaacataaaaacctgtcccacccaagtcgtacctcCTCCCTGCTTCCATCTGGCAGAACCTTGAAACCGCGCACCGccagactctggaacagcttcttcccctctgttatcagccttctgaacagtctttccataagctaggatactgtctgattcacctctaccccattgcagacattggaattTGTCTCTGGTACTgacgcgctacaatgctgagaatgatattctgcactctgtgtatttccctttgttctacctattttacttgagtttgtggaagacacatagtgctggagaaactcagcgggtgagacagcatctatggagcgatggaaataggcaacgtttcggcctcgACCcggaatgttgcctatttccttcactccatagacgctgcctcagagacacagatagggtaggcagtcagaacctttttcccagggtggaaatgcccaacaataaaggacatagctataaggtgaaagAGATAAAGTTTAATTGAGATGTGCAGGccaatttattttacacagagaatgctgggggcctggaatgcactgccaggggtggtggtggaggtaggctTTTTAgcaaggcacatggaaatgcaaggaatatggatcatgtacagggagaTGAGACCAGTTTAAGTTGACAAAAtgatcggcacaaacattgtggacagaAGGGCCCGTTCCTACGTTGCACTGTTCCGTGATCtgataatggtatatggacacagtgatctgttttgtagtcaatgcctactatgttctgtgtgctgaagcaaagcaagaaacaTTGTCCtaccagggacacatgacaataaacttacttgaactTGATTAAGACTACGGaaatcaggtctccccactacacacctacgaactttttatagggggacaatcgagagcacattaacctacggcatcacttcctggttcgggaactgcaaggcgtacgaacggcaccaaccagacaggattgtgaagaccgccagcaggattattggtgctccactccctttcctgctggagatatacaggaagagatgtatcagcagagccatctccatcatcaaagacccctaccacccattgcatcacatatttcccatcctgccatctgggaagaggtacaggagcattagctgcaaaaccagcaggatgctcctcagcttcttcccgcaggctataagactgataaacggactttgccccctgccaaagtatcgcgcaccaaccaccaacctggacactgcagcagagccactgtcg includes these proteins:
- the kdelr2b gene encoding ER lumen protein-retaining receptor 2b, translating into MNIFRLTGDFSHLVAIIILLLKMWKTRSCAGISGKSQVLFAFVFATRYLDLFTIFISFYNSCMKIIYIVCSFAAVYLIYFKFKATYDGNHDTFRVEFLVVPVGGLSFLVNHDFSPMEILWTFSIYLESVAILPQLFMISKTGEAETITTHYLFFLGMYRALYLINWIWRYYFESFFDLIAIVAGVVQTILYCDFFYLYVTKVLKGKKLSLPA